In Ruminococcaceae bacterium R-25, a genomic segment contains:
- a CDS encoding peptide/nickel transport system substrate-binding protein has protein sequence MKQIITKSIIAVAAVSLMAAGFAGCTKKPGVANNNAVVGITQEPGIFDPHTVVAAGDEEIIFNVYEGLYKYDSKGNLNFCLATDVTVSDDASVYTFTIREGVKFHDGSDLDAADVVYSLKRAAGLLDNQDGTALVQELDPIKDVKAVDGGKVEVTLESGNTELLSYFTTGIIPEGYDNCQAAPVGTGPFKFESYTPGQSVILVKNDNYWQKGLPYLDKVTFKVCADMDAGLTELAAGSIDIFPYLTTDRANQLDKAKYNILSNGSNMVQIFALNNKVEPLNNVKVRQAINYAVSRKDVISVTMDGAGVELTTAMSPAMGSYYDTSLDGTFDQDIEKAKALLAEAGYENGFNLTCTVPSSYLIHVNTAVELASELKAIGINMEIKQVDWATWLDQVYSNRQYETTVIALTSSYAPYDVLDRYQTNSSGNFINYSNAEVDELMAKIPHTADAKERTELYHKVLKLLTDDACSVYLQDPTTITAVSTRLEGYNVYPMYVQDMSQVKVVEQ, from the coding sequence ATGAAGCAGATCATTACTAAAAGCATCATTGCTGTAGCCGCTGTAAGCCTTATGGCTGCCGGGTTTGCAGGATGCACCAAGAAGCCCGGCGTGGCTAACAACAATGCCGTAGTAGGCATCACCCAGGAACCCGGAATTTTCGATCCGCACACAGTAGTTGCAGCAGGCGATGAAGAGATCATCTTCAATGTCTACGAAGGCCTTTACAAGTATGACAGCAAGGGCAATCTCAATTTCTGTCTTGCTACAGATGTAACAGTTTCAGACGATGCTTCCGTATATACTTTTACTATTAGGGAAGGCGTTAAGTTCCATGACGGATCAGACCTCGATGCGGCTGACGTTGTTTACTCATTAAAGCGTGCAGCAGGCCTTCTTGATAATCAGGACGGCACAGCGCTCGTTCAGGAATTGGATCCCATCAAGGATGTTAAGGCAGTAGACGGAGGCAAGGTCGAAGTTACTCTCGAGTCCGGAAACACAGAGCTTTTAAGCTATTTCACGACAGGCATCATTCCTGAAGGTTACGATAACTGCCAGGCAGCTCCCGTCGGAACAGGTCCTTTCAAGTTCGAATCTTATACACCCGGTCAGAGTGTTATCCTTGTAAAGAACGACAACTACTGGCAGAAGGGCCTTCCTTATCTTGATAAGGTCACATTCAAGGTCTGCGCTGATATGGACGCAGGTCTTACAGAGCTCGCAGCAGGTTCAATTGATATCTTCCCTTATCTTACGACCGACCGCGCTAACCAGCTCGACAAGGCTAAGTACAACATCTTGTCAAACGGTTCCAACATGGTTCAGATTTTCGCTCTCAACAACAAAGTCGAGCCTCTGAACAATGTAAAGGTCCGTCAGGCTATCAACTATGCCGTAAGCAGAAAAGACGTTATCTCCGTAACGATGGACGGTGCAGGCGTTGAGCTTACTACTGCGATGAGCCCTGCAATGGGAAGCTATTACGATACTTCACTCGACGGCACTTTCGATCAGGATATCGAAAAGGCTAAGGCTCTGCTCGCTGAAGCAGGTTACGAGAACGGCTTTAACCTCACATGCACGGTTCCTTCTTCTTACCTGATCCACGTAAATACAGCAGTCGAGCTCGCTTCCGAACTTAAGGCAATCGGCATTAACATGGAGATCAAGCAGGTTGACTGGGCTACATGGCTCGACCAGGTATATTCAAACCGCCAGTATGAGACAACAGTCATCGCACTCACAAGTTCTTATGCTCCTTACGATGTTTTGGACCGTTACCAGACAAATTCTTCCGGCAACTTCATCAACTACTCCAACGCTGAAGTAGATGAGCTTATGGCAAAGATCCCCCATACTGCTGACGCAAAGGAGAGAACAGAGCTCTACCACAAGGTATTAAAGCTCCTCACAGATGACGCCTGCTCAGTATATCTTCAGGATCCGACAACCATTACTGCCGTATCCACAAGACTCGAAGGATACAATGTATATCCGATGTATGTTCAGGATATGTCACAGGTAAAGGTAGTTGAACAATAA